The Elusimicrobiales bacterium genome has a segment encoding these proteins:
- a CDS encoding tetratricopeptide repeat protein — MNLTNNSGLRYAIIVVAVTSAACLSWYLFAGRKNAAGASRWQNSDIAEFSKKGEAATLHRTALSELRAGQWDKSIEHYSRAISLYSKNEAYYFNRGLAYLNKSQYQNAIADFSKSIELNPAQYTGYLARGRAYSYNRNAIAAQADYAMAQELKSRLPQSSKPSPAEQQAVPDYNWGSKALKTGEGVVVEISPDVRWLPDTSLPERAREKSVIAYNNFRYFALQGVFVRYDMKKAEYDFYRVKPLSGSTIYGFGDIAPYNGNVLAGVMGMPLLVFDVEKTKFTGHLFEGRKNLVSFITDPYTGDIWLPTYGHVDCFHAAEKVWTNYDDAISNTLGVRAMSGAEIVAADEKYIWMAGSYRNNSTLIAFDKQKRQWKSFAHQLLNPIGNLDGQFSFNLIASSDKHIFIEGIWHHAGDVFLFIADKTGGNWRTYHADTLSTGMEIVLAELPQLSWGRSGFYDVFWNTGDSSDESAAFPQAVEISRVRFQQAVKQRRLAGERYYGFANGYLKDGELMERDGPEQQYETKATINLPEVSYKRVIAQAGDNRILVETNNGVAVFDCSANELKHFKPFVKLTEGAKILPAGGDGKFRVCEQSWDYEEDFASETDWRPRQFDLQTMTSDLGEKADGVCPGTAITSASISCSGKPVSLGWDGITIGNSN, encoded by the coding sequence ATGAATTTGACAAATAACAGCGGATTGCGGTATGCCATAATCGTTGTTGCGGTTACTTCGGCGGCTTGTCTGTCTTGGTATTTATTTGCAGGAAGAAAAAATGCGGCTGGCGCGTCGCGCTGGCAAAACTCAGATATTGCAGAATTTTCCAAAAAAGGAGAAGCCGCCACCCTGCATAGAACGGCGTTGTCGGAACTAAGGGCCGGACAATGGGACAAAAGCATTGAACATTACTCGCGCGCTATTTCTTTGTACTCCAAAAACGAGGCATACTATTTCAACAGGGGACTTGCGTACCTGAACAAATCGCAATATCAAAACGCGATTGCGGATTTTTCAAAATCCATAGAGTTAAACCCTGCCCAATATACCGGCTACCTTGCGCGCGGGCGGGCATATAGTTACAACCGCAATGCCATCGCCGCTCAGGCGGACTATGCGATGGCGCAGGAATTAAAGTCGCGCCTCCCCCAGTCTTCCAAACCGTCGCCGGCTGAACAGCAGGCCGTGCCGGATTACAATTGGGGTTCAAAAGCGTTAAAAACCGGTGAAGGGGTTGTGGTGGAAATTTCACCGGATGTCAGGTGGCTGCCTGATACTTCATTGCCGGAGCGTGCCAGGGAAAAATCTGTTATCGCGTATAATAATTTTCGCTATTTCGCCTTACAGGGCGTTTTTGTGCGCTATGATATGAAAAAGGCGGAATATGATTTTTACAGAGTAAAACCTCTCTCGGGCTCGACGATATACGGCTTTGGCGATATCGCGCCATATAATGGCAACGTGCTTGCAGGTGTTATGGGGATGCCTCTGCTTGTGTTTGACGTTGAAAAAACCAAGTTCACCGGCCATCTGTTCGAAGGCCGGAAAAATCTGGTTTCTTTTATCACAGACCCGTATACTGGCGATATATGGCTGCCCACCTATGGGCATGTGGATTGTTTCCACGCCGCTGAAAAAGTGTGGACAAATTATGACGACGCCATTTCCAACACGCTGGGTGTTCGCGCAATGAGCGGTGCTGAAATTGTTGCTGCAGACGAAAAATATATATGGATGGCGGGAAGCTATAGAAACAACTCCACCCTGATTGCGTTTGACAAGCAAAAACGGCAGTGGAAGTCTTTTGCGCATCAACTATTAAATCCAATAGGTAATTTGGATGGCCAGTTTTCGTTTAATCTGATTGCATCTTCTGATAAACATATTTTCATTGAAGGCATATGGCATCATGCCGGAGATGTTTTTCTGTTTATAGCGGATAAAACCGGAGGCAACTGGCGCACATACCATGCAGACACGTTGAGTACAGGAATGGAAATTGTGCTTGCGGAATTGCCGCAGTTAAGCTGGGGCAGGTCCGGTTTTTATGACGTGTTTTGGAATACCGGTGATTCTTCAGATGAAAGCGCCGCATTCCCTCAAGCAGTGGAAATATCGCGCGTCAGATTTCAGCAGGCGGTTAAGCAGCGGAGATTGGCGGGAGAGAGATATTACGGTTTTGCCAATGGCTATTTGAAAGACGGAGAATTAATGGAAAGAGACGGGCCAGAACAGCAATATGAGACAAAGGCAACCATAAATCTGCCGGAGGTCAGTTATAAGCGGGTTATAGCGCAGGCGGGCGATAACCGCATACTTGTGGAGACCAACAATGGCGTGGCTGTTTTTGATTGCAGCGCCAACGAGCTTAAACACTTCAAGCCATTTGTTAAGTTGACCGAAGGGGCGAAAATACTGCCGGCTGGCGGCGACGGCAAATTCAGAGTTTGCGAGCAATCGTGGGATTATGAGGAGGATTTCGCCTCGGAAACCGATTGGCGTCCGCGTCAGTTTGATTTACAGACAATGACGTCCGACTTGGGCGAAAAAGCCGACGGCGTCTGCCCGGGAACTGCAATTACCAGCGCGTCAATATCCTGCTCCGGCAAACCCGTTTCACTGGGATGGGACGGCATCACAATAGGCAACAGTAATTAA
- a CDS encoding MFS transporter yields MSERARIPSGIWILSSCNALLTTGYSLSVPFFSIYLSVERNVPMSVTGAFLAFSIFISSAGMGVGGEVSDALGRRRVMLFSLAARGIIFALMAAGIYFNIHYVWLVLLHVCGSFMMAGYAPAAQAWVADNFDPRRRLEFFGLLRIGTNLGWALGPMLGGFASPKAYPLMFAVTSAVYGIGTAIMFFTVPESLPGTAAKRAHFGEMLLELRDARLARLCVVGFIICTAMSQLVVGLSLFCARYLGYPQHSIGLFFSINGFAVVFLQQAAAKLAARTRISSAMAVGSLLYMAGYATVGFSSVFLWTAAGVFILSLGELFIAPGLQTLGSNIAPAEKRGRYLGIQGLAQQLGAAFGIFLGGANMEQLAPIWRQGPWMLIALIAFCAAIGFYGMRKHLTPEEDGLRNPAANELVL; encoded by the coding sequence ATGTCTGAACGCGCTCGCATTCCATCCGGCATCTGGATTCTCTCGTCGTGCAACGCGCTGCTGACGACGGGGTACTCGCTTTCCGTCCCGTTTTTTTCCATTTATCTAAGCGTGGAGCGCAACGTGCCGATGAGCGTAACCGGCGCTTTCCTGGCGTTTTCCATTTTCATTTCCTCGGCGGGGATGGGCGTCGGCGGCGAGGTGTCGGACGCGCTGGGCCGGCGCAGGGTGATGCTGTTTTCACTGGCGGCGCGGGGGATTATTTTCGCGCTGATGGCGGCGGGGATTTATTTCAACATCCACTACGTCTGGCTTGTGCTGCTGCATGTTTGCGGTTCTTTTATGATGGCCGGCTACGCGCCCGCCGCGCAGGCCTGGGTGGCCGACAATTTCGACCCGCGCCGCCGTCTCGAATTTTTCGGGCTGCTGCGCATAGGCACAAACCTCGGTTGGGCGCTGGGGCCGATGCTGGGGGGCTTTGCCTCCCCGAAGGCATATCCGCTGATGTTTGCCGTTACGTCGGCGGTATACGGCATCGGAACGGCCATAATGTTTTTCACCGTGCCCGAATCGCTTCCCGGAACCGCCGCCAAGCGCGCCCATTTCGGCGAAATGCTGCTGGAACTGCGCGACGCCCGGCTTGCCAGGCTGTGCGTCGTCGGATTTATAATCTGCACGGCGATGAGCCAGCTTGTGGTGGGGCTTTCGCTTTTCTGCGCCAGGTATCTGGGTTACCCGCAGCACAGCATCGGCTTGTTTTTTTCAATAAACGGTTTCGCTGTGGTGTTTTTGCAGCAGGCCGCCGCAAAGCTGGCGGCAAGAACGCGGATTTCGTCGGCTATGGCGGTAGGGTCGCTGTTGTACATGGCGGGATACGCAACAGTCGGATTCTCGTCCGTGTTTTTATGGACGGCGGCGGGGGTGTTCATCCTGTCGCTGGGCGAGCTTTTTATCGCGCCGGGGCTGCAGACGCTTGGCTCCAACATCGCCCCGGCGGAGAAGCGGGGGCGTTATCTGGGCATTCAGGGGCTGGCGCAGCAGCTCGGCGCGGCTTTCGGGATTTTTCTGGGCGGCGCAAACATGGAGCAGCTTGCCCCGATATGGCGGCAGGGCCCGTGGATGCTAATCGCGCTGATAGCCTTCTGCGCCGCCATAGGTTTTTACGGCATGCGCAAACACCTCACCCCCGAAGAAGACGGCCTGCGCAACCCTGCCGCCAATGAACTGGTTCTATAA
- the upp gene encoding uracil phosphoribosyltransferase, which translates to MTTNLFVSKHPLVQDKVARLRDKRTISADFRRIAGEIAVFLTYDALGSAKTCADTVKTPLGDCAAVRLAQELTVVSILRAGLAMSEAIMRVEPNARFAHIGIYRNEDTLEPVRYYARFPKDISNDFVLLCDPMLATGGSAVEALHILKARGAKHIAFACIIAARQGARRVHQFHPEVPIYAAALDEQLNEKGYIIPGLGDAGDRMFGTV; encoded by the coding sequence ATGACCACAAACCTGTTTGTCTCAAAGCATCCGCTGGTGCAGGACAAGGTCGCCCGCCTGCGCGATAAGCGGACGATTTCCGCGGATTTCCGCCGCATCGCCGGCGAAATAGCCGTTTTCCTCACATACGATGCGCTGGGCTCTGCCAAAACCTGCGCCGACACGGTCAAAACCCCGCTGGGAGACTGCGCCGCCGTCAGGCTGGCGCAGGAGCTTACCGTGGTTTCAATACTGCGCGCCGGGCTTGCCATGTCCGAGGCGATAATGCGCGTGGAGCCTAACGCGCGGTTCGCGCATATCGGCATTTACCGCAACGAGGACACTCTGGAGCCGGTGCGCTATTACGCCCGTTTTCCGAAAGACATAAGCAATGACTTCGTGCTGCTCTGCGACCCGATGCTGGCAACGGGCGGCTCCGCCGTGGAGGCGCTGCACATCCTGAAGGCGCGCGGCGCAAAGCATATAGCCTTCGCTTGCATCATCGCCGCCCGGCAGGGCGCGCGGCGCGTGCACCAGTTCCATCCCGAAGTGCCGATATACGCCGCCGCGCTGGACGAGCAGCTCAACGAAAAGGGCTACATCATCCCCGGTCTGGGCGACGCGGGCGACAGAATGTTCGGCACCGTCTGA
- a CDS encoding thymidine phosphorylase, with translation MQELIIKKRSGGKMTPEEFDFIAKGAAGGGVPDYQLSAFLMAAFFNPLDDSETAAFTRAMASSGKRLDFGAAGGPKVDKHSTGGVGDGVSLALAPLAASIGLPVPMMSGRGLGHTGGTLDKLESIKGLRVRLSMGEALRQMRAIGVCMLGQTGELAPADKKLYALRDATGTVESRPLIVASILSKKYAEGIDALVMDVKFGSGAFMRDYGEAKQLAMSLVSTAELLGMKCVALLTDMNQPLGRVCGNSNEMEQAIRILRGENIAPDYAELMYGLGSWMAVMGGKAKSPAAARRLLENAVSSGAALEKLRQLVKWQGGDVSVVDNPAKLPRAKLSAVVKAPAGGYIRALDARKTGQACVKLGAGRNAMEDRLDYGAGIWLEKKAGDAVSRGETIAVLRASDAKRLAEGKAEFAGAVDISDRRPRPGLLIRELIR, from the coding sequence ATGCAGGAACTGATAATAAAAAAGCGCTCCGGCGGGAAAATGACGCCGGAGGAGTTTGATTTCATAGCGAAAGGCGCGGCGGGGGGCGGCGTCCCGGATTATCAACTGTCGGCCTTTTTAATGGCGGCTTTTTTCAACCCGCTGGACGACAGCGAGACCGCCGCTTTCACCAGAGCGATGGCCAGTTCCGGCAAAAGACTGGATTTCGGCGCGGCGGGCGGGCCCAAGGTTGACAAGCATTCCACCGGCGGGGTGGGTGACGGAGTGTCGCTCGCGCTTGCGCCGCTGGCGGCCAGCATAGGCCTGCCGGTGCCGATGATGTCGGGCAGGGGGCTGGGACATACCGGCGGCACTCTGGACAAGCTGGAATCAATCAAAGGGCTGCGGGTGCGGCTTTCCATGGGCGAGGCGCTGCGGCAGATGCGCGCCATCGGCGTGTGCATGCTGGGCCAGACCGGAGAGCTTGCGCCCGCGGACAAAAAACTCTACGCCCTGCGCGACGCGACGGGAACCGTGGAATCCCGCCCGCTTATAGTGGCCAGCATTCTTTCCAAAAAATACGCCGAAGGGATAGACGCGCTGGTGATGGATGTCAAGTTCGGCTCCGGCGCTTTCATGCGGGATTACGGCGAGGCGAAACAACTGGCCATGTCGCTTGTGAGCACGGCGGAACTGCTGGGCATGAAGTGCGTGGCTCTGCTTACCGACATGAACCAGCCGCTTGGCCGGGTATGCGGCAACAGCAACGAGATGGAGCAGGCTATACGGATTTTGAGAGGCGAGAATATCGCGCCGGATTACGCGGAGCTGATGTACGGGCTTGGCTCCTGGATGGCGGTGATGGGCGGCAAGGCGAAATCGCCCGCCGCCGCGCGCAGGCTGCTTGAAAATGCCGTTTCTTCCGGCGCGGCGCTGGAGAAACTGCGCCAGCTTGTGAAATGGCAGGGCGGAGACGTCTCTGTAGTGGATAACCCCGCAAAGCTGCCCAGGGCCAAACTGTCGGCGGTAGTAAAAGCCCCGGCTGGCGGCTATATCCGCGCGCTGGACGCAAGAAAGACCGGGCAGGCTTGCGTGAAGCTCGGCGCGGGGCGCAATGCCATGGAAGACCGGCTGGATTACGGCGCCGGCATCTGGCTGGAGAAGAAAGCCGGCGACGCCGTGTCCCGCGGCGAAACCATAGCCGTGCTGCGCGCAAGCGATGCGAAACGGCTGGCGGAAGGGAAGGCCGAATTTGCAGGCGCGGTGGATATTTCCGATAGAAGGCCGCGTCCGGGACTGCTTATCAGGGAGCTGATACGATGA
- a CDS encoding purine-nucleoside phosphorylase, with amino-acid sequence MTDCREHICRADRISGWLKSKLGNFRPQIAAIMGSGLSDCVPPLEDKISIPYDSIDGFPKSSVSGHAGNLLFGKYNGLGVAVMQGRFHYYEGHELGDIALVVRVLGELGVKTLIATAAVGSLRKTAPPGSLVVLSDHINLMGANPLRGVYDKRFGPMFTDMSAAYDPELRRETLALCKNLGIHASEGVYIASPGPSYETPAEVRAYGILGADVVGMSTVPEVIAARQLGMRVLGLSWVTNLASGIAERPLSHQEVLEEGRKVADNFRKLLREILQLPLLMSHK; translated from the coding sequence ATGACCGACTGCCGAGAACATATTTGCCGGGCGGACAGAATTTCCGGCTGGCTTAAATCGAAACTTGGAAACTTCAGGCCGCAGATTGCCGCGATAATGGGCAGCGGCCTCTCCGACTGCGTGCCCCCGCTTGAAGACAAAATCAGCATTCCCTACGACAGCATAGACGGCTTCCCGAAATCGTCGGTGTCCGGCCATGCGGGGAATCTGCTTTTCGGAAAATACAACGGGCTGGGCGTGGCTGTCATGCAGGGACGATTTCATTACTACGAAGGCCACGAGCTTGGCGATATAGCGCTGGTCGTGCGCGTTCTTGGCGAGTTGGGGGTGAAAACGCTTATCGCGACTGCGGCGGTGGGCTCTTTAAGAAAAACGGCGCCGCCCGGCTCGCTGGTGGTGCTTAGCGACCATATCAATCTGATGGGCGCAAACCCGTTGCGCGGCGTCTATGACAAACGTTTCGGCCCCATGTTCACCGACATGAGCGCCGCCTACGACCCGGAACTGCGGCGCGAGACCCTCGCGCTTTGCAAAAACCTGGGCATACACGCCAGCGAGGGGGTTTATATCGCCTCCCCCGGCCCCTCCTATGAAACCCCCGCCGAGGTGCGCGCCTACGGCATATTGGGCGCGGATGTGGTGGGCATGTCAACCGTGCCGGAGGTGATAGCGGCGCGGCAGCTTGGAATGCGGGTGCTGGGGCTGAGCTGGGTCACAAACCTTGCCAGCGGGATAGCGGAACGGCCGCTAAGCCATCAGGAAGTACTTGAAGAAGGCCGCAAGGTGGCCGACAATTTCCGCAAACTGCTGCGCGAAATTCTGCAACTGCCCCTATTGATGTCGCATAAATAA
- a CDS encoding tetratricopeptide repeat protein, translating to MKRKDSVPVFGADDETSGGWRGRFGAELDAHARPAGGGNSAQERPASRRLNRDVLARRVAPFLAAAVAAALFWPSLKGGFLNGDDYNYITANSMVIGNGKGIFTTSTMGYYHPLTIFSYRLEWLLFGSDAAAFHAGNIALHAANCILFYYLAAALGAGIPGALLASLLFAVHPLRAEPVAWISGRKDLLSCFFLLAMLLAYIRYVKSRDWRNLALSCALLIAAMLSKPTVALGVAVLVLLDWHFNRIHMEPAQNLRIQPQAPFLSRMLRSLRLAARPPRSAADEGQVLPQTAVVPAQQGGRETLFGIAAEKIPFIIASSAVLALSFTVGKFYLSPSGVGGRISLADKLALCGYGEWFYLCKVLFPAKLCPLYPHLQPSGNFLLKYLPAAAFAALLALLARYCRNCCTGVAFFGLMLLAVLPFQILPADRYTYIPAAGVFLALGTVFDMAFAKFKITAAACASALLLALSCISVERVKLWGDSVLLCSDTISKYRRYDNWKSDITVLTDAFAHRSVAYFLQGKYAESIADINAALSIDPSYGAGYGARGAAYSKIGLYAQAESDYNMAACLAPGFAQNYVNRARLRYYALKQYAAAMADITRAAEISPDWSVPYQLRSEICAEKGLFDQALADADKALELAPSPGLSELRARIESARRSARNSGHVAETDATPGAREYAVRGYARILSKQFGDAVSDLTEALRLNPNDAESHFNRGIAYGNMGLHERALADFDVTLSINPKNSAAAAAKSFAARMLRANR from the coding sequence ATGAAGCGAAAAGACAGTGTTCCGGTTTTCGGAGCCGACGACGAGACCAGCGGCGGCTGGCGCGGACGGTTCGGCGCGGAGCTTGACGCGCATGCGCGTCCGGCAGGCGGTGGAAATTCCGCGCAGGAACGCCCCGCCAGCCGCCGGCTAAACCGCGATGTTTTGGCAAGACGAGTTGCGCCGTTTCTGGCCGCGGCGGTTGCCGCAGCGTTATTCTGGCCCTCGCTGAAAGGCGGTTTTCTCAACGGCGATGATTACAATTATATTACCGCCAACTCCATGGTTATCGGCAACGGGAAGGGTATTTTCACCACTTCCACGATGGGCTATTACCATCCGCTGACAATTTTCTCATACAGGCTGGAATGGCTGTTATTCGGCTCTGATGCGGCGGCGTTTCATGCGGGCAACATAGCGCTTCATGCGGCAAACTGCATTTTGTTTTACTATCTGGCAGCTGCATTGGGAGCTGGCATCCCGGGAGCTTTGCTCGCGTCGCTGCTTTTCGCGGTTCATCCGCTGCGCGCCGAACCCGTCGCATGGATATCCGGCAGAAAAGACCTTCTTTCCTGCTTTTTCCTGCTGGCAATGCTGCTGGCGTATATCAGATACGTCAAATCCCGGGACTGGCGGAATTTAGCATTATCCTGCGCGCTGTTAATCGCGGCCATGCTGTCCAAGCCGACAGTAGCGCTGGGCGTAGCGGTTCTTGTGCTGCTGGACTGGCATTTCAACCGCATACACATGGAGCCTGCTCAAAATCTCCGCATTCAGCCGCAGGCGCCGTTTTTGTCACGGATGCTCCGAAGTCTCAGGCTTGCGGCCCGTCCGCCCCGGTCCGCCGCAGACGAGGGGCAGGTCCTCCCGCAAACCGCCGTTGTTCCTGCGCAACAGGGCGGGCGTGAAACGCTATTTGGCATTGCCGCCGAGAAAATCCCCTTCATCATTGCCTCGTCCGCGGTATTGGCGCTGTCTTTTACCGTCGGGAAATTCTATTTGTCCCCGTCCGGCGTGGGCGGGAGAATTTCCCTCGCGGACAAATTGGCGCTATGCGGATACGGGGAGTGGTTCTACCTGTGCAAAGTGTTGTTCCCCGCAAAACTTTGCCCGCTTTATCCGCACCTGCAGCCATCAGGCAATTTCTTGCTTAAATATCTGCCGGCGGCGGCTTTTGCGGCGCTGCTGGCGCTTCTTGCCAGGTATTGCAGGAACTGCTGCACCGGCGTGGCATTTTTCGGGCTGATGCTGCTTGCCGTGCTGCCTTTTCAGATATTGCCGGCAGACCGCTACACATATATTCCCGCGGCGGGAGTGTTTCTGGCTCTTGGCACAGTGTTTGATATGGCTTTTGCAAAATTCAAAATCACGGCTGCGGCTTGCGCGTCCGCGCTGCTGCTGGCGCTGTCGTGTATCTCCGTGGAAAGAGTGAAATTATGGGGAGATTCCGTGCTCCTTTGCAGCGATACCATCAGCAAATACCGCCGGTACGACAACTGGAAATCGGACATTACGGTTTTGACTGACGCATTCGCCCACAGGAGCGTGGCATACTTCCTGCAGGGAAAATATGCCGAATCCATTGCGGATATCAACGCCGCGCTTTCCATAGACCCGTCCTATGGCGCGGGATATGGCGCGCGCGGCGCGGCGTACAGCAAGATCGGGCTTTATGCACAGGCCGAATCCGATTACAATATGGCCGCCTGCCTGGCCCCCGGATTTGCGCAGAATTATGTAAACAGGGCCAGATTGCGCTACTACGCGCTGAAACAATACGCCGCGGCAATGGCCGATATAACCCGCGCGGCGGAAATCAGCCCGGACTGGAGCGTTCCCTATCAGTTGCGCAGCGAAATCTGCGCCGAAAAAGGGCTTTTTGACCAGGCCCTGGCGGACGCGGACAAGGCCCTGGAACTGGCCCCTTCTCCTGGACTTTCTGAATTGCGGGCGCGGATAGAGTCCGCGCGCCGCAGCGCGCGCAATTCCGGGCATGTCGCGGAAACCGATGCGACGCCGGGCGCGCGCGAGTATGCGGTCAGGGGATACGCCCGCATACTGTCAAAACAATTCGGCGACGCCGTGTCGGATTTAACCGAGGCGCTGCGGCTTAATCCGAATGACGCGGAGTCGCACTTCAACCGCGGCATCGCTTATGGCAACATGGGCCTGCATGAGAGGGCGCTGGCTGATTTTGATGTGACCCTGTCCATAAATCCGAAAAACTCGGCCGCCGCGGCGGCCAAGTCCTTCGCGGCGCGCATGCTGCGCGCCAACAGGTAG
- a CDS encoding YraN family protein encodes MPENLGARGEDEAARFLRSLGMKILARGWRCPLGEIDIIAADGQTLVFAEVKTRSYAAFGGPAAAVTKSKRKKIINCAQAYIKSKPAIAAAFSGGESEGGVFVRAAGKIRAALGGESRFSQARFDVIAIIAGEKPAHIKDAFRSGTG; translated from the coding sequence ATGCCTGAAAATCTCGGCGCGCGCGGAGAGGACGAGGCCGCGCGCTTTCTGCGCTCGCTTGGCATGAAAATCCTGGCGCGCGGCTGGCGCTGCCCGCTTGGCGAAATAGACATAATCGCCGCCGACGGACAAACCCTGGTATTCGCCGAGGTGAAAACCCGCTCTTACGCGGCTTTCGGCGGGCCGGCGGCGGCTGTAACAAAATCCAAACGGAAAAAAATAATAAACTGCGCGCAGGCATATATAAAGTCAAAGCCGGCAATCGCGGCGGCGTTTTCCGGCGGGGAAAGCGAAGGCGGCGTTTTCGTCCGCGCGGCGGGTAAAATCCGCGCCGCGCTGGGCGGGGAAAGCCGGTTTTCCCAGGCCCGTTTCGACGTGATTGCCATAATCGCAGGCGAAAAGCCAGCGCATATAAAAGACGCTTTCCGCTCAGGCACCGGCTGA
- a CDS encoding ribonuclease HII: MISRLAVFDETAARQRRAAVLVGIDEAGRGPLAGPVVACACIIAPELYPVLGEVNDSKKLSPKKREELFDLLKTSGAACGLGFCGPEEIDRINILQATFAAMRAAVAQLCPPPGAFALVDGNNAIPGLELPQTPVIKGDGKSLAVAAASIIAKVTRDRLLCGLDAKYPGYGFAKHKGYGTAEHIAAIEKLGPCPEHRRTFLPDKLPFYA; this comes from the coding sequence GTGATTTCCCGCCTCGCGGTTTTTGACGAGACCGCAGCGCGGCAGCGCCGCGCGGCCGTCCTCGTCGGCATAGACGAGGCGGGGCGCGGGCCGCTGGCGGGGCCGGTGGTGGCCTGCGCGTGCATAATCGCGCCGGAGCTGTATCCGGTTTTAGGCGAAGTCAACGACAGCAAAAAGCTCTCCCCCAAAAAGCGGGAAGAGCTTTTTGATTTGCTGAAAACCTCCGGCGCGGCCTGCGGGCTGGGCTTTTGCGGGCCGGAGGAGATTGACCGCATAAATATTCTCCAGGCCACATTCGCGGCGATGCGCGCCGCGGTCGCGCAGCTGTGCCCGCCGCCCGGCGCATTCGCGCTGGTTGACGGAAACAATGCCATACCCGGGCTGGAGCTGCCGCAGACGCCGGTGATAAAGGGCGACGGCAAGTCGCTTGCGGTGGCGGCGGCCAGCATTATCGCCAAGGTTACGCGGGACAGGCTGCTCTGCGGGCTTGACGCCAAATACCCCGGCTACGGCTTTGCCAAACACAAAGGCTACGGCACGGCGGAGCATATCGCCGCCATTGAAAAGCTGGGCCCCTGCCCGGAACACCGGCGCACCTTCCTGCCGGACAAGCTCCCCTTTTATGCCTGA
- the trmD gene encoding tRNA (guanosine(37)-N1)-methyltransferase TrmD has translation MRIDVVTLFPELVDFPLSKSIVGRAREKGILKLGFASPRDFTADRHKTVDDRPYGGGAGMVMMAEPLYQAVKSVKRRGAAVVFLGPQGEKFTQQKAAALARRKNLVLVCGHYEGVDQRFIDGCDGQISLGDFVLTGGEPAAVAVIDCVTRLLPGVFKKEEAPLIESFSDGKLEAPHYTRPAVWRGKKAPPELMSGNHAGIENWRRRQSAEITRRLRPDLAGI, from the coding sequence ATGCGCATAGACGTTGTTACGCTGTTCCCCGAACTGGTGGATTTCCCGCTGTCCAAAAGTATAGTCGGGCGCGCGCGGGAAAAGGGCATTCTGAAGCTGGGTTTCGCCAGCCCGCGCGACTTCACCGCGGACAGGCACAAGACGGTGGATGACAGGCCCTACGGCGGCGGCGCCGGCATGGTGATGATGGCGGAGCCGCTTTACCAGGCCGTAAAAAGCGTAAAGCGCCGCGGCGCGGCGGTGGTGTTTCTCGGCCCGCAGGGCGAAAAGTTCACCCAGCAAAAGGCCGCCGCGCTGGCGCGCAGGAAAAATCTGGTGCTTGTCTGCGGCCATTACGAGGGCGTGGACCAGCGCTTCATAGACGGCTGCGACGGGCAGATTTCGCTGGGCGATTTCGTGCTTACCGGCGGCGAGCCGGCGGCGGTGGCGGTGATAGACTGCGTAACCAGGCTGCTGCCGGGCGTCTTCAAAAAAGAGGAGGCGCCGCTGATAGAATCGTTTTCGGACGGGAAGCTGGAGGCGCCGCATTACACCAGGCCGGCGGTGTGGCGCGGGAAGAAGGCTCCGCCGGAGCTGATGAGCGGAAACCACGCCGGCATAGAAAACTGGCGCAGGCGGCAGTCCGCCGAGATTACCCGGCGGCTCAGGCCGGACCTGGCGGGAATTTGA
- a CDS encoding KH domain-containing protein produces MQELASYLLKALVDKPEEVFVETAEEGGIIRLKAKVADSDKGKIIGRDGKVIKAVRAVLSAGAERAGKKAFLDID; encoded by the coding sequence ATGCAGGAGCTTGCCAGCTATCTGCTGAAGGCGCTTGTGGACAAGCCGGAGGAAGTCTTCGTCGAGACGGCGGAGGAAGGCGGCATAATCCGGCTCAAGGCCAAAGTGGCCGATTCGGACAAGGGTAAAATCATCGGCAGGGACGGCAAGGTCATAAAGGCCGTCCGGGCCGTGCTGTCCGCCGGGGCGGAGCGGGCGGGGAAAAAGGCGTTTCTGGACATAGACTAG
- the rpsP gene encoding 30S ribosomal protein S16, producing MAVALRLQRTGKPKEPHYRVVAIARTRAVRGKPLEVVGHYHPALGKENAQLSLKLDRVEHWIKTGAKPTETVASLIRRAKRAAAPKA from the coding sequence ATGGCAGTAGCTCTCAGGCTGCAAAGGACAGGAAAACCGAAGGAACCGCATTACCGCGTGGTGGCGATAGCGCGCACGCGCGCGGTGCGCGGCAAGCCGCTGGAAGTGGTGGGACATTACCATCCCGCGCTTGGAAAGGAAAACGCGCAGCTCTCGCTGAAGCTGGACCGCGTGGAACACTGGATAAAAACCGGCGCGAAACCGACGGAAACAGTGGCCTCCCTCATCCGGCGCGCCAAACGCGCGGCCGCGCCCAAGGCTTGA